The following proteins are encoded in a genomic region of Nitrospirota bacterium:
- a CDS encoding type II toxin-antitoxin system VapC family toxin, which translates to MDSSYILDSYALIAHFEDESGGEKVRKILKAAQSGETKLYLSVINLGEIFYNTMRERGINKANETKFIIEQLPISIVDADKAITIEAAKLKAKHSIAFADCFAAALGILKKAKVITGDLEFKKLEKDVGIEWLK; encoded by the coding sequence GTGGATAGCTCTTATATCCTTGACAGTTACGCCCTTATTGCCCATTTTGAAGATGAATCAGGAGGGGAAAAGGTTAGAAAAATTCTTAAAGCGGCTCAGTCTGGAGAAACAAAACTTTATCTTTCTGTAATAAATCTCGGTGAGATTTTCTACAACACTATGAGGGAGCGAGGCATCAACAAGGCAAATGAAACGAAGTTTATAATCGAACAGCTTCCTATTTCCATAGTTGATGCAGACAAAGCTATAACAATAGAAGCAGCCAAACTTAAAGCGAAACATTCTATAGCATTCGCAGACTGCTTCGCTGCTGCGCTCGGAATTCTTAAAAAGGCGAAGGTTATTACTGGTGATCTTGAGTTTAAAAAACTTGAAAAAGATGTAGGTATTGAATGGTTAAAATAG
- a CDS encoding AbrB/MazE/SpoVT family DNA-binding domain-containing protein, protein MSIAKTTIKGHVVIPAELRKKYHIKKGSRVSIYEGEGGVIIIKPLPEDPIESSKGMLKGDTSIIKALLKDRREEARSG, encoded by the coding sequence ATGTCGATTGCAAAGACAACTATAAAAGGACACGTTGTAATACCCGCTGAACTAAGGAAAAAGTATCATATAAAGAAAGGAAGCAGGGTAAGCATATATGAAGGTGAAGGCGGAGTTATTATAATAAAGCCTCTGCCAGAAGACCCTATAGAGTCTTCTAAAGGAATGCTTAAAGGAGATACATCTATAATAAAAGCACTCCTGAAAGACAGGCGTGAGGAGGCAAGGAGTGGATAG
- the larB gene encoding nickel pincer cofactor biosynthesis protein LarB produces MEKDQIKRLLESVKEREIPVDEALKALRHLPYEDMGFAHIDHHRSLRQGVPEAVFAEGKTVEQVTAIVKGMLKAGSRILITRANDKHFKSVKKIAPSAIHNKDARTIVIGSEKTKKTKGMVLVLSAGTSDIPVAAEAAVTAEFLGSSVETMYDVGVAGIHRLLDKRDKLFAARVLIVVAGMDGALPSVVGGIVDKPVIAVPTSIGYGASFSGISALLAMLNSCASGIAVVNIDNGFGAGCLAHKINMLGE; encoded by the coding sequence TGTAAAAGAAAGGGAAATTCCTGTAGATGAAGCGCTGAAGGCGCTGCGGCATCTTCCTTATGAGGATATGGGTTTTGCACATATAGACCATCACAGGTCATTGCGTCAGGGTGTTCCAGAGGCTGTCTTTGCAGAAGGGAAGACGGTTGAACAGGTGACCGCTATTGTTAAGGGAATGCTGAAGGCAGGAAGCAGGATTCTGATTACGCGGGCGAATGACAAGCACTTCAAGTCTGTCAAGAAAATAGCTCCATCGGCAATCCATAATAAAGATGCACGGACTATTGTTATTGGTTCTGAAAAAACAAAAAAAACTAAAGGAATGGTGCTTGTTCTATCCGCAGGGACATCGGATATACCTGTTGCTGCAGAGGCAGCGGTAACTGCGGAGTTTCTCGGTAGCAGTGTGGAGACGATGTATGATGTTGGTGTTGCCGGTATACACAGGCTACTTGATAAGAGGGATAAATTGTTCGCTGCAAGGGTTCTGATCGTAGTTGCTGGAATGGATGGGGCGTTGCCGAGTGTTGTCGGTGGCATCGTGGATAAACCTGTGATCGCTGTGCCAACAAGTATCGGCTACGGTGCAAGTTTTAGTGGTATCTCTGCACTACTTGCGATGCTTAACTCCTGTGCATCAGGCATCGCAGTCGTAAACATTGATAATGGCTTTGGCGCAGGCTGCCTGGCACATAAGATAAATATGCTGGGAGAGTAA